The Myxococcales bacterium region CGCCTCGAGGTTGGGCGCGTGATGCGTGCTGATGTGCCGAATGAGAGCGCGCAGGGCCCGCGCGCTGGTGGCGTCGAGGTCCAAGGCGGCGCGGAGCGCGCGCTCCGCCTCGTCGGACTTCTCGAGGACGTGCTCGTAAATGCTCGCGAGGGCGAAGAGGGCAGTGAGGCGAGGCGAGACCTCTTTGGCGAGCTGCACGACGGCTTCGAGGGCGTCGACGGCTTCCGGCCAGGAGCGCTGCGCAATGAAGAGCTCACTCAGCGTAAGGAGTGACGCCGCGTGGTCGGGCGCGACGGCGCGGACGCGCCGCAAGGCGTCGATGCCCAGCGGCAGGTCGCCGAGATCGTCGCGTGCGATGCGAGCGATCTCGCCTCCATAGAACACGATGGCATCGACGCTGGTGGCGCGCCGCAGCGCAGAGCGCAAGGGGTCGATGAGCCGCTCGCCGGCGTTGTCTTCGCCGCGAACCGCCGCGAGCAGCGTCGCTGCCGGGAGAGAGTCGGCGTCGCCCTCGAGGCTCCGCTCCAAGAGGCCGCAGGCCTTCTGGCGTCGCTCGAAATAGGAACCGAGGCGGTCGTCGGCCTCGGTGCTGAGCAGGAGCTCGGCGCCCTCCACGAGGTAGCGCCCCCGTGCGACCGGTTCGGTGGCCAGCTCGGCGAGGGCGCAGGCCGCGGCCACGGCGCCTTCGGTGTCGCGCAGGCGCGTCGCCGTGCGCGCGAGGCCGGTGGCGGCCGTCACCGACAGGTCGTCGAGCTTGAGCGCGGCGCGGTAGTGCGAGAGCGCCTCGCGCGAGGCCGGGCCATCCCCTCCCGTGGCGCCCTCGAGGAGGAGCGCAAGGCGCAGCTCCATGGCGAGCTTCGAGCCATCGTCGGAGGCGCTGGCGATGAGCGAGCGAAGGGCGACAATGACGTGCTTTTGTGCGTCCGCGTCGCCGCGTCGCGCCGACGGCAGCTCGCGCCGCAGCCGGGCCTCGAGGGCACCCGGATCCGACGGGTCGATGGCGAGGATGCGCCCGTACGTGACGTCGCTCTGCGCCGAGCCGAGCTTCCACTCTTCGAGGGCCGCGAGCTCCCAGAGGAGACCGACCTTGGCGCTCGCGTCGGGGAGGATCTCAGCCTGCCTGAGGAGGGCCTTGCCGTGTGCCGTCCAGTCGCCGGTGCGCGCCGTCGTGTGCTCAACAATGCGGTGCGCGCCCACGTGAGCGGGGATGGCCTCGAGCACGAGCTCCGCGAGCCTCAACACTTGCGTCGTGTCGCGGCCGGCTTCGAGCAGGTGCTCCGCCAGGTCGAAGGCGAGGTGCGGACGCCTGGGCTCGGGCGCCCGCTCGACGCGCCGTTGCATGAGCGCCGCCAGCTCGCCCACGATCGTCACCGCGTCGGCGTGATTGCCCCTCATGCGCGCTTGCGTGGCGCGGCGCGCCAGCACCGCGGCGAGTCGCTCGCCGACGAGCTCGCCGACGTCGCTGAGCTCATAGGCTTGGGCGTAGGTCTTGGCGGCGCGCGCGTCGTCGCGCAAGCGCAGTTCGTCGATCTCGCCGGCGCGGATCAAGAAGCGCAGCCGCTCCTCGACCGTTGGCGCCGACGACGCGAGGTTCTCGAATGCGTCGCGCAACCCGGCCCAATCCTCCGCGGTTTCGAGGAGGCGAGCGATCTCTTCTGGAGGTACCGGGTGAAGCGGGTCGAGGTGCCGCGCCTCGCGGAGCGCTTCGAGGGCGCCTTTGACGTCGCGGAGATGAATCTCGAGCACGCGCGCCAAGTCGAGCCACAGCGACAGCGCGTCCTTGCTTTGGCCTAACGTGTCGATGCGCCTTAGGAGCGACTGGGCGGCGCGGGGCCACTGGCCGGCTTCCTCGAGGAGGCGCGTCTCGAGGGCACCGGCGGCGTTGTGCGCGGGATCCTGCTCGATGACCTGCCGCACCAGCGCGAGCGCCCGGTCGGCGTCGACACGGGCCAGCGCCGAGGCCGCACGTACGCGCAACGTGAGGGCGTCGACGCCGTCGCCGGCGAGGCGCGCCTCGTCGAGCAGCGCTCGCGAGAGCGCCCGATCGTCTCCCGCTCGCGCAGCGGCGCGGCCGAGGCCCAAGATGGCCGTCCTGCGATTCGGATCGAGCTTGAGAATCTCGTCGTAGGTGGCGGCGGCGCGCCGCGCATCGCCGACGACCTCCTCCCAGAGGAAGGCGACCTTCTCGAGGTAGGCGAGCTTGCGCCCGACGTCGGCGGTGCTCTCGGCCGCTTGCACGAAGAGGTCGATGCGGGCACGCGTGTCGTGATCAACGGTCTCCGTGGGTGGCGCCGCGAGGAGCCGCGACAGCGCGTCGAGCACCTCCCAATCGCCCGGTGCCGCGACCCAAGCTCCGCGGAGGAGTCGAATGGCGTCGTGCGTGCGGTTCAAGACGCTGTCGGTGATCTGTGCTGCGCGGCGGAGCGCGCGACCGCGTTTCGCCGGCTCGTCGTGGCGCGCCGCCTCGTTGTTCCAGAAGCTCACCCGCTGCTCGTGGAGCCCCGCGGCGGCGAACAAGCGATCAAGCGCCTCCGCGAGCGTCGCGTCGTTGGGGTCGATGGCCAGCGCCGACGTGGTCTCGAGGATTGCGCCCTCGCGGTCGTCGATGCGCTCCGAGACGCGCGCCAACGTGCGGTGCTCGTGGGCCCTGAGCGCCGGATCGCGCATGTGCGAGAGACGCGCGCGGCGCGCCTCGCGGGCGGCTTCGAAATTTCCTTCGCGCTCTCGGAGGCGCACGATGGCGTCGAGCACCATTCGATGAACGACCGGGTCCGCGTGGGGGCGCTTGGTCGCGCGCTCGAGCAGCGCGACGGCGCGGGCGCGGTCGTCGAGGCGCTCGCTCAGAATGGCCGCGGCGTAGAGATCGAGGCGAGCGGCGCGCTCCTGCGACGGCTCAAGCTCGGCCTCCTCCGACAAGAGCCCCGCCATCGACGCGGCGTCGTCGTGGCTTGCGACGTGCCGGAAGCAGGCGTCGCGCACCGCGCCGATGGATGAGTCCAGCGCGAGGGCGCGCTCAAGGGCGCCGCGCGCCGCGTCGAGGCGACCGAGTCGGCCTTCGAGGAGCTTCGCGCGCTCGACGTGCAACCACGCCGCGAGCCCCGGCGCATCGGCGTAGGCGTCCGCCATCCGCGCAAGGTGTCCGGCGAGACTCTCAAAGGCGTCGCCGCGTCGGTCGGCGTCGGGTCGGCTCGTTTCGCTGTAGAGCTCGACCTCGAGCCCCTTGAGCGCGGCCGGGTGATGCGGCGCGCGCGCGAGGGCGTGCTCCCAGGCGGAGCGGACTTGCTCCGGCTGTTCACCCATGGCGTCCTTCAGCCGCGCGCGCTCGACGAGCAGCGCAATGGCGCCGGTCTCGTCGCGGGCGGCGCTGATCTCGCGCTCCAAGTGGCCCAACATCGCGCCGAGGTTCGCGCGTCCGTGCTTCTTGCGCCGAAGCACCGCGTGCGCCGCAGCGAGGTGACCATCGGCTCGCACCGCCGCTTCCGCGTGCGCCATGACGCGCGTGTCGTCGCCGAGGAGCATGTCGGCGGCGATGGCCATCTCGAGGTTCGCGCGGGCGACGCCGACGCGATCGCCGCTGGCCTCGAGGACGGAGATGCGTGCCGTCAGGAGATCCACGAGCTCGCTCTGGCTCGGTGTGCCGACGGCGCTGGCGCGGACCGCGGGCGGCGGCGAGGTCTGATCGGCGCGCGCCGGTGGTGAGGACACGCCCGGCGGAAGTGGCGGCGGTCCCTTGCTAGGGCGGCCCGGCAAGGGTGGGGGAGCCTTGGACGGTGTGCGCGGCAAGAGGGTCGGCGCCAACTCGTAGGGCGTCGGGATTTGTACCGCCGGCAGCTTCGACTGCGAGGACGGTTGAAGCTTGGCCTTCGGAGCCGCCACGCGCTTCAGCGTCAAGGCCTGCGCGTCGGGATCCCAGTCCGAGTCGGCCATGGCCAAGAGTCGATCGATCGATTGATCGATGGAGTGGAGGTCCGACGCCGAGTCGAGCGCGATGGGGATGTCGACGGGGATCTCCACGTCGATGGGGAGCTCCGATTCGGAGGGCGGCGCCGCTACAGGAAGCGGAGGAGGCACGCTGCGAGGGCGCACGCTCGGCGGCAGCGGCGGCGGCTTGCTTCGCCCGTCGACCTTGCTGCCCGGTGGATCACGCCGGTTGTCCACGGCGTCGATGCTCGCACGATAGGGGGCGGGAGCGTAAGGCGAATCGTGGACTCGCGGCGGACCGGGCTCGGTAGATAAATAAGCGGCGCGAGCGCTATCGGCCGAAGGGGCGGCCTTTGCCGACGCGCTCGGCGAACCCGAGCAGGTCGTGCCCGCAGCGCTCCAAGGCGAGATCCTGCGTTTCCTCCGGATCGGCGATGAAGTCGAAGCAGCGCCACGTGTGATCGGCCTGGTTGGCGATGAGCTTCTTGGTGCCGCGCATGGCGCCCCAATTCTTGAAGGCGCATTGCCAAAGCTCGGTGCAGTTGGTCAGAAAGACGGCCCGATCGGGCGTCGAGCCGCCGCGTAGCAGGCTCTCCCCGAACATCGCTCGCTTGCGCTCGACGATCGGTTGAGCGTCCCACACACCCATGAGGTCAAGCAGCGTGGGCAACACGTCGGCGTGCGTGAGCGGCGTCTTCGTCAACGCTTCGAGCGACCGGCGTTCATCGGCGGCGAGTGTCGCCGGCGGAGCGTCGACCCAGAACGGCACGCGAATCTCCTCCTCATAGAGGGTCCCAGTGTGGCCCACGGCACCCTTCTCACGCATCTGCTCGCCGTGATCGGACGTGAACACGACGACCGTGTCGCTTCCGTGGGCGCCTTGTCGGAGTCCGGTCATCAGGCGCGCGAGCGCGCGGTCTTGGAGGTAGAGCGCGTCGTGGTAACGGTTCTTGATCTCCACCTCGTAGCCGGGGCCGGTCGCCTCTTCTTGCGGCTGAAAGGGCGCGAAGGAAGGGTCGATCTTGTAGGGGAAGTGCGTGTTCGAAAGGTGCACCACGGCGAAAAACGGCGCGCGAAGCTGAGCGACCTCCCGGAGGGCGACGTCCACCACGGCGCTGTCGTCGGCGCCAATCTCGAGGGTAGATCCCGGCTCGAGCTGCGTCGCACTGATGAACTTCGAGAACGGAATGCCCTCCAGCCAGACGCCGCTGTTGCCGAACATGAGGTTTTGCGACGTCCAATAGGCTGTGTCGAAGCCCGCAGCCCGAGCGTATTCCCACACGAGCGGCGCCGAGTGGAGCTCGCCGCGTGGCGCCTCGGGGCGAAGGCCGGTCCACATGACGGCCAGTGAGACAGCCGTCGTCGAGTCGAGCGCGCGCATCTGCTCGAGGCCGATGCGCGCCGGCACGGCGCGATTGGAGAACGGCGTCACGAGGCACTCCTCGCGCGGAGCGCTGCACACGCTCTGCGCTCGGACCGATTCGGTCACCACGAAGAGGACGTTGCGCTTCGCCTTGGGCGCGGCCTCGAGTCGGGGCACGGCGATGGGCGTTCGCGGCCCCGGGTGAACGCGCTCGACGGTCTCGTTCTTCTCCCACTTCGCTCGCGAGAGCTGCCCCATCGCGGAGAGGTAGAGCACGTCCGGCGGCTGCCCTTGTTCGGCGCCCCGACCCGGGTCGATCTGGGTCGCGCACAAGAACGCCACGACGGACAGATCGAGGGCGCGTCGCGCGCCCGTCGGCCTCGTGGGCGCAACGGCGCGCAACAGCATGGGGAGCGCGAGCGCAAGGGCGAGCGGGGGCAAGAGGGTCGCGGCGAAGGTCGCGCGATCGCTCCAGAGTTGTTGGCCAATGCTCGGGAGCATCGACGTGCCGACGAGGACCGCCTGATGGTCCATGTAAACGGCGTAGCGCGCGAAGGTGTAGCCCTGGCAGCCGATCGCAAACGCGGCGCCGAAGGCCGCCGCCACCAAGGCCGCCCAGCGGCCACGACCGCGACGGCGTGACGCCGCGACGAGGAGCCCGCCCCACAGGACCGCTCCAAAGAGCAAGGACGCGGCGTAAAAGAAGAGTCCGTTGGCGTCGAAGTGGCGGATGCGATCGCCGCGTCGCGCGAGGTCATGGGCAAGGACCGCGAGGGCGGGGACGACGAGGAGGCCGTAACCGAGCAAGCGGCGGGCCCTGGCGCGGGCCCGCGCGCGCGACGGCGACGGCGACGAGGCCGATGCCACACGTCGCTCGACGTCTGGCTCGAGGGCCGGGGAGGGGCCCGCTTGTGCGCCCGGGTGCTGCCGTACTTCGTTCACAGGGCGGGGCTCGAGGGTCTCGCGGCGGAGCGTGACGGTCCGCGCGAAGGGACTAGACCACGGGGCCGATTTTCCGGCAAGGCGCTGCGATTTCGCATTGAGAGGGGGGCACGGTGCCCGTAGCCTACCCGCGCCGCGAGCGGCCCCCTTGGGGGCGCCGTCGTGGCCTCGGAGGAGAGATGCGCGCATATCGATTCGTTGTGGTCCTCGGTGCGATGGGAGCTCAGCTCGCCGCGGGAGTGGCCGGCTGCGGCGACTCCGACACGAACGGCGGCGGCTCGTCCCCGGCACCCGCGGAAGACGGCGCTGTTTCCCCGGGCGCCGACACGGGCTCCCCCACCTCGACTGATGGTTCGACGGTTGTGGATGGCACCGTCGCGGACGTCGCGTCGCCGCCCGTCATTACCGTCGTGGCCTCCGATCTCAACGTCTACCTGGGTCAGCAGGCCCTCGTTGACGGGAGCGGCAGCTCTGTCGTGCCCGCCGCGCCCTCGACCTACAAGTGGACCGTGGAGTCCGCTCCCGCTGGCAGCGCGGTGGTAAGCGCGGCGCTCTTCAACGCCGGCAGCGCGAAGCCGTCCTTTGCGCCGGACAAGGTCGGCGACTACGTCCTCAAGCTCGTGATCACGGCGGGCGGAGTCTCGGGCGAAAAGATCGTAACCGTGAAGGCCTTCGAAGCGCAGGCGTTCTTCCTCTATTCGGAGGACGCTGGCGCCGGAGGCGCGCTCTATCGCGGCGGCGTGCGCGCTGCCGCCACGATTACCGACGCGGGCGTCAAGAACCTGAGCTGCAACCTCTACGACGGTGGCAGCCTCGACACGACGGCCCTCACCAGCTCGTATCTCAGCTCCGACTATTGGGAGGCGCCGCCGGGCGGCGAGTCGAAGGTCGTCTACGCGGGGATCGCTCGGGGCGGCGACGCGGGGGGCGACGTCTCGCGCTTGTTCTTCGTTGGCGCAAACGCCACGTGTAGCCAGGCTCCCTTCAAACTTGATGAAGCGACCAGCGGCGACACGTTCCTCCACCCGCAGTTTT contains the following coding sequences:
- a CDS encoding sulfatase-like hydrolase/transferase, producing MNEVRQHPGAQAGPSPALEPDVERRVASASSPSPSRARARARARRLLGYGLLVVPALAVLAHDLARRGDRIRHFDANGLFFYAASLLFGAVLWGGLLVAASRRRGRGRWAALVAAAFGAAFAIGCQGYTFARYAVYMDHQAVLVGTSMLPSIGQQLWSDRATFAATLLPPLALALALPMLLRAVAPTRPTGARRALDLSVVAFLCATQIDPGRGAEQGQPPDVLYLSAMGQLSRAKWEKNETVERVHPGPRTPIAVPRLEAAPKAKRNVLFVVTESVRAQSVCSAPREECLVTPFSNRAVPARIGLEQMRALDSTTAVSLAVMWTGLRPEAPRGELHSAPLVWEYARAAGFDTAYWTSQNLMFGNSGVWLEGIPFSKFISATQLEPGSTLEIGADDSAVVDVALREVAQLRAPFFAVVHLSNTHFPYKIDPSFAPFQPQEEATGPGYEVEIKNRYHDALYLQDRALARLMTGLRQGAHGSDTVVVFTSDHGEQMREKGAVGHTGTLYEEEIRVPFWVDAPPATLAADERRSLEALTKTPLTHADVLPTLLDLMGVWDAQPIVERKRAMFGESLLRGGSTPDRAVFLTNCTELWQCAFKNWGAMRGTKKLIANQADHTWRCFDFIADPEETQDLALERCGHDLLGFAERVGKGRPFGR